TCATCGGCGTAGGCCACCTCATAGCCCCGCAGGGTTTGGCCTTTGAGACCGCCTAGCTGATCTTGTAAGCCCCTGATCAGGGCCTCGGCCCGATCGGTGTCAATGCCTTCGTAGTCGTGGCGAGAGTAGATATTGCGGCCGTAGGTGGCCCAGTGGTCGGCGACGATCTCCGCCACCGACTGTTGTCGCACCGCCATGATATTGAGCCAGAACAGAATCGCCCAGAGGCCATCTTTTTCCCGCACATGGTTGGAGCCGGTGCCGAAGCTCTCCTCGCCGCAGAGGGTAGCCCGGCCTGCGTCTAACAGGTTGCCGAAGAATTTCCAGCCGGTGGGGGTCTCATAGCAATCGATGCCCAGCTTTTCGGCCACCCGGTCGACGGCCTGGCTGGTGGGCATGGAGCGGGCAACGCCGGCCAAGCCAGTACGATAGCCAGGCACCCGGGTGGCATTGGCGACCAGAATGGCCAGGCTGTCACTGGGGGTGACGAAGAAATGACGGCCCAAGATCATGTTGCGATCGCCATCACCATCGGAGGCGGCTCCGAAGTCAGGGGCATCATCGCCAAACATGGTCTCCACCAGGTCATGGGCATAGACTAGGTTGGGGTCCGGGTGGCCGCCGCCGAAGTCTTCCAGGGGCGTGCCATTACGGACGGTACCAGCCGGCGCGTTGAGGCGGCGCTCGAAGATGGCCTTAGCATAGGGGCCAGTGACGGCATGGAGAGAGTCGATGCAGATGCGCACCTTGCCCGAGGTGAGAAACTGTTGAATCTGGTCGAAATCAAACAGGAATTCCATCAGGGCGGCATAGTCGGTGACGGAATCGATCACTTCTACCCGCAAGTTCCCTAGCTGAAAGGCCCCCAGCTGATCTAGGTTGACATCCTCGGCCTCGAGGATGCGATAGCTATCGATGGCTTGGCTGCGCTCGAAGATGGCCTTGGTGACACCCTCTGGGGCGGGACCGCCGTTGCTGACGT
This portion of the Halomicronema hongdechloris C2206 genome encodes:
- a CDS encoding alpha-D-glucose phosphate-specific phosphoglucomutase, with the translated sequence MSITTVATQPYSDQKPGTSGLRKKVPTFQQPNYLENFIQSIFDSLEGHQGATLVVGGDGRYYNRQAIQVILKMAAANDVGRVLVGQGGILSTPAVSCLIRKYQAFGGIVLSASHNPGGPNEDFGVKYNVSNGGPAPEGVTKAIFERSQAIDSYRILEAEDVNLDQLGAFQLGNLRVEVIDSVTDYAALMEFLFDFDQIQQFLTSGKVRICIDSLHAVTGPYAKAIFERRLNAPAGTVRNGTPLEDFGGGHPDPNLVYAHDLVETMFGDDAPDFGAASDGDGDRNMILGRHFFVTPSDSLAILVANATRVPGYRTGLAGVARSMPTSQAVDRVAEKLGIDCYETPTGWKFFGNLLDAGRATLCGEESFGTGSNHVREKDGLWAILFWLNIMAVRQQSVAEIVADHWATYGRNIYSRHDYEGIDTDRAEALIRGLQDQLGGLKGQTLRGYEVAYADDFSYTDPVDGSVSTHQGIRIGFTDGSRIVFRLSGTGTQGATLRLYLERYEADPSRHQQETQAALADLIQIADQVARIQELTGRDQPTVIT